The window aaaataatatgggAAACTTTGATCAAAATTTGTAATTCAACCTCTTCTTCCAGTATTAATCTTTTCAAGAGTTATTTGTAGAGAGGATTAGTTTTCCCAAcatcttgcattttattttaaattatattcttatcCTATTTTGCACCTATTAAGGAGGTGTGTGCAAAACTTCTTTCACACTACTTGGGTTTTGGATCACAGGAGGAAGGCAGTTGAGCAGGATTTTCAACTCCCTTTTGTAAACTAAAGAGAAGTGAATAACAGAACCTTGGCACCTCTGTAACCAATCTCATCCACGGGTTAGTGTGGACAGCATTTACACCTGTTCTTTATATTGATTCCTTACTTGGGATGAACATATAGTTTGgccataaatatttaatttactgaatAATAAACATCAGAATTTCCAGAACTACAGAGCAAGATACTACTTTCTTACAACTAGGGAATGCTTAAGCTTCTTCATAAATCTGTTTAGATTTTATTCCCTTGCTCTCAGACTTTGTCACTTTGCTATGGAGACTGGATTTCACAGCTAAAGGTATGTATGTGGCTAGTAATGTTGCAAAGCAAACACCTTTTTACTACTTCAAATGGCCATCTGTTCAGTGCATTAAATAAAGTTCAATTAAAGTAGTAACAATTAGTACTAATGGAGTTATAGGCTGAACTATTAATTATTGCAAACCTCTATTTTTAGGGCTTTGCAGTAGCCCTATATATCCTTGTGGATAGAAACTTCTTACAAGTATTCATGTGGTCTGAGCAAGAACTTGCTGTGAAATTAGTATTTGCCTTAAGTTAGCTGTTGGCTACCACTCAGTGTACAGTAAGTCTTTAGGTAGCTGACAGAAAATAGTAAGTATGTACTTGTATGGCAGTTGAGAAGCCCAAACTTTGACTTGAAGGGGATGGGGGGtggttaaataaaaaaagacccCCAACCCAACCTTTCCTCAAGGACTAGCAAGTGTGAtaatgggaagggaaaggaagttAATCACACAGCTAAGGGGAAAGATATTTGCAGGAAAACTATCATAGTGGGCtaagagaaatgaagagctggaaGGGTGACTCATGTGCTAAAGATTTCATTAGCTGGATAGTAATTTTAGCCATACATGCAAAGTGAATCTTCTGTACAGAACAGTGTATGGCAGGGTCTTGCATATCGGTATATGACTGCTGCTGCTTATGTATGTAGAAAGTGTTACTAAAAATACACATGAAGAATAACTACTAAGGATAGGCGAGTCACACACAATTTACAACTTTATGTAACCTTTATAGGGAAACTCTAGAAGTATGTTAACAGTTTCAGACTATAATTTATAAGTTCTTGTATTATACaatataagcttttaaaaagacagttttagACCTTTAAGCAAGATTACAAAAACACACAAGAGGTATGCCAACAGTAAATAGTGAAAACCTGTAAATTATGATGTATCATCCACACTGTAGCAGACTTAAAAAGCTACTACTAAATGGCAGCATCcgatttttattcttaaataagtGTCATCAACATATTTACACCTATTAcataagaaactaaaaataaatgacattaaagTTTACACCCAAACTTTCCCCTTATTTTAAGTTTTGAGTATCAAACAGCATATATCTACTCTGTAGATGGCAATGTTAACTAACACTACAGTGTTAgcaattttcaattaatttcaattGCAGAAAATAGAAGAATCTCAAAGAAATGCTCacacaattatatttttatctcCCACCTTAATATATACAGCCAATACTTGCTCATGAATTGTTCCAAGGGGAGGAGGATTTTATATCTATTTGGTTTTTTACTTGGTGTGAtagtaaataaatattctgcCACTTAGACTTACAAGCACTTCTCTTCTATTTTAAAGCATCACCACAATTTATGTACTCTTGATCAATATACTGGAATACGTCAGTTTTGAGATCTGTTCTGCAGCTATCAATTTTATCAAGACTAATGAAATAAGACTCTTATGGTAAGTAGGTTAAATAATTCCAAGTTTGGAATAAAGCCTGTTTTTAACAATTGAATCAGCAGGCATTTAAAATGTAACCTAGATCAGAAAGAGCAGAGTAAAAGCCTTTTGTAGTTCAAAAGATCTTCTGACTTCTAAGCTTTCTAAATCTCTTCCAGAATTAACTATTGAGTAGAATATACCTAGTGCtctcagaaagagaatgtctATGTGTAAAAACTACAACTACATGACACTGCCCCTTGGCACAAGGCTAGTCTCTCTGAATAATGTTGTTCTCTCTTGCCTGTGgtttgttaagaaaataaagtgatttaTTATTGACTCTAAACTTTTACAGCAAAATCCTCCTTTAGTGTCCCCTATTGTTTTGCATGCAGCATCAAGTTTGTAATAAATAACTCCCATCTATCACAGTTATAAAAAATTAGTCAtgatactgtattttgaaattccAAAGGAATCCAGTCCTCATGTAAGATATTTTATCATCTACAACTTATTGCATACCTCCCAAACCACTTCATTCTAACCTTCAAATACTTAAGTTTTATAGGTTTTGCCAGCCTCTGACCTTCATAGTGGCTCAATACACAGTAAATGAAGTCAATGGCAGTTGTCTGAATTTATACTTGTATATATAAAGATAAAATTGATCAatatttaatacacattttaaagaaaaatgtcatgttAACAGATCCTTCTGAAAGATTCAGTACAATGAACTTTCTGTATTCAGAAGTGTGAAGGGAGAAAGCTTCTTCTTAATCTGAGAACTTCCAGCCACAGCTGAAGGAAGGCAGAGGGTGCTTGCAGCTTTCTGTCTATTTTTAGTTCCCCAACTTAGAAAAGGCAGTTTCAGTGGGGCTTTCTTGGTCTGATCAATCTTATCCTCTTCCATGGCTAAACAGATTAAAGAGTATGTCTTCTGCATTCCCACTGAATAAGTTGCACTCTTACTATGCTGTAGGAAAAAGAGAAGCATTGTAAGAATCAGTCATCCAAAATGGGTCAAAATTTTGAAGGTAACAAAAGATCACTGTGCAAATAGTTTTCCAAGGCAGACTACAGCAAGCTGTCTCTGCTAATGACATAACTGAACACAAGGCCCTTCAGAGTGCTGTGATTCTGGTATTTTGCCCATGTAGACTCAAGGGTATACTATGCAAAGCGTAGAGGGACTTGTGAATCTTTTCCATGGGTTGTGTTATACATCGCATTTACTGGATTCTAGCATAACTGTACAATATATACACTAACCTCTCTACAAAGCTTAAGTATGTAGTTCTTGCACAAATCTCTGAAGGGGagtctttttcctgtctttggaCAGGTTCCATGTTGATTGCAACTATGACAACAAGAGCTACTGTAGGACATTCTTTTGGGATACCCAAAAGGCACAGCCTTCTCTCTCTTATCTCAGCTGTGCCCTGAAGCAATTTGATTATATCCTAGCCTTTTGTTTCCAGTAGCAGTTTGGAATGGCAGGTGTACAATTCCTTATTTTCAATAAGGAAAATCAACTTCTTGAAACAAGAAAACCTAACAGCAGTTAAGAGAGCCTTGATCACTTCTAAGGCAATAATACTTCAGTGCCTAAGCTTGCCAGGGAATGTTAGAAGCATGAAGCAGTGGATTTAGCTGAACTACAGGTTCTCTCACTCTACTTAAACTCTAAGTTTAAGTTATTTAGAGcttaacattttttaatcttgtgaTCATTTTTCCTTAGTCTAAACCTTCTACAGCAGCTTAGTAACTGACTAGACAGTTAAAGGccatcaaaataaaagaaaaaaacaaaaccatacatTAATCTGGGATCTAATACAAAAGTCACAGATCATTTATGTTAACAGTGCATAGAAAATAAGCATATAGTCTTGGATGTTCTATTTCATTCCATTATTGTTTCACTGTGGCTTTTCCAATGCTGAACAGGGTAGTATTTTCATCCTCTGGGACAAGTTAGGGGAAATTAAATATGCCCTGGAATTCATAATTCAATTAATCTAAGTAGCTCTcctacaaaaaaccccaccacccaacCATTCTTATGCACACAGACTGTACTCCAGCTTGCTAAATCATGATGatttaaacactgtttaaaaCTGAACACATGCCTGAATGCTTTATATATTCACTGGTGGAGTGTGGTATCTGACTGCATGAAAGTAAATATTAATCAGGGACCGAAGCCAGGAAACCAAAAACACTCACATACCCAATCTGCAAAACATATTTGCCTCATTACATACCATAGACGCTGCTGTATCCTGGCAACTGATAACCTCAATATCAATGGGCTGCTTTCCCACACTTTTGAATTTTTCCAGCACCTCGTTCACTCCAAGCCACTTGCAATCCATGCCACCAACTGAAACAATGTAGTCACCTTCTTTTAGGCCCATCGACTGTCAAAAAATTTTGCACAGATTATTATCTGAAATTATAAAGatgcataaaatgtttttgtcGTCATACAGTATCTGCCCTAAAGGCATTTTCCTCTTAGATGCTATAAAACCATTGTCTATCCAGATATGTGGAAAAAAGAGTATGCATAACAGAAACATGCAACTTTTTCAAGTACACGAATTACCTATTTGAGTTGCCACTGATAAATATGATTCTGGCATACTCAAATGTTGGCTCTTTTTATGTCCTTTTCACTTTTCTCCTTAAGTAAGTGAAATCTGGTTTTTGCTACCCTATCGTCCCTCATGAgatattttctccagtttttacttctatttcttcagtatttttatctGTACTTCTGTGGTTGCTTCTGCCTTTCCTATAGCTAAACTATGCTCATCACTACATGATGCTTTATCcctttggttttttcccccccaaaagaaCAACATATTAGAAGCCAATAATATgttatttcccctctttttccttgGGCACATGCtaccttgccttcccttcccaaTCCTTAGTGTTGTTGCTACTTTCTAAAGCCTTTATCCCTTCTAAATTCCTGAATTAGATGGGgaataaattttgcttttattatttggGACTTTTTAACTATTACACGTGAACAGAGGAAGAAATCAACTTTAGTTTAATGTGATGTCAGGGATACAGATACTCTTAACATCTAAGGTGTATATAGCACTGAAAATGTGTTCAGATTATATGATTACTGATGTATAGTAGAACTCAATAAATACTCCACACACCACTATGAACAAGCTAAAGTTACATTTAAAAGACTGTAATGCTAGAGTCTGGAGACAAATTGTTATATTGCACCAATGTACTTACTGCTGCAGAACAAACTGGATCAAGACAATAAATCTGTACTGGCGAACCTCCTTTAAGACTGAATCCTAGGTCTCCTGCTTCATAGTGGATGCGAATGGTACGTGGAGCCGTCCATCTCTGCTTGGCCGAAAACACTGTCAGTGGGCCCTGGAGGTAACATAGCAGCAGGCACATTATGGTTTACTGTCATTCATAAATAAGCATTCATAAGTTATAATGCTTTAAGATCATCTTATGTAGGTTTTACTCAGGTTAACTTTCCATTACTTCCATTGAAATGGAACAGCGAGATTTATCCCTGAAGTTTAAGGTGTCCCTGAAGTGCTCGGCCCTAATTCATGACTGTTCAGGTGATACTTCAAAGTGGGATGAGAGCAACTGCCAAGTTGTTCCGAGATCTCTGTTAAGGTGTGCGGAATCCTTTGGCTGCAGCAAGCTCTAAGGTCCTATATTACTCCATTTTGGAGGAGATAAATCAATTCCTGAAACGTTGCATATTCTGATTCTAACCGCAACTCCCAATTCCCTTTGCCCACTGATACAGACAGAGCCACCTGAGAGACTGGCTTTGCAGCACGCAACGTTACAGATTCTGCATGCCCATCTCCAAGTACTACATGTTTCTCCCTGCCTTTAAGTTGTATGCAATTATCCATTGAAACTTCATGGGACTTTTATAAAGGTTATCAAGAACAAATGCTGTGCAAAGCCGCATACAAATGGCACTTTTATTCTTTGCTAGTCTCAAGTTGACATACCTCTGAAGCTAGGAGTGATCTCTCCAATAACTTCTGACAAAAACCCAGTTACTACACGATCATTTTTTCAGGCTAAAATACTTATGTCCCTTCCCTCACATTAGAGTAAATTTACACTTGCTAGCAAAATGACAGAGATCCGTCAGCATTAGCATGTTACATACCAGCCTGTGAAAGAAGTCTTTAACTTTCACCTTGGAAAACTGAGGAGCAATTGTTTCTATCTTGTGTTCCGTTTTAGCTAAAATAAAacgaaaaacaaattaattttctctcaagTATTAGTTGAAAGacatatagatttatttttcttgcatttcaagCTAGATAGAAATTTGTCCTGAATTCTTACAGGGCTGTAGAAAAAACTCATTTTTGTGGAAACGTGCAAGACAAATATCTGAATTGccttaaaaatatcttcagagCTCACAGTATcaatacagaaaacttaaaacaatCCAtccaaacagaactatgctattcgcctcttaaatatttttcaaagaaaaataaactaaaaaccaGCCCTCATTCTTTCCCACTGCTTCCAAAGAAGAAAGAGCTGGACTAAGTAGGAAGAACCAGTAGCAGTCAAATTGAGTTAACAGCTTAGACCACTAGAGTTGTGCTACAAAAAACAGTTATTAGTTTTCCCCCATATGATTTTAAGCTTTTgaagtttctccattttttctaGCTCACAAGATAGTCACCAAAATCCTGAATTCTAAATAATAATTATCTACCCCAGAAAATGATGTGGCCAGAGACAGAAACACTGTAAAGCAGCTGtaacaaaattcatttttctgtgatTGAGGAAACATGTAAGGAATCTGAACTCAACTGTACAGTATGTAACCTGTACATTgtttatattatgtatatatacatattatatatgtatacatatatataaaataaaggcATATCCCCATAAAAGCATTACACATATGGTTAGATACCTTTTATTTCTAGCTGTGCATACTTACGAAGGATATCTGGAGCCTGGATTAGACTGAGAAAGTCATCTTCCGTCTCTTGCTGAGCATATTTGAGAAGTGAGCGCTTATGTGCAGCTGTCAGAACCTCCTGAAGAACATCAATGTTTCGAAGCTTTTTACACAGACCACAGACTCTTAGAGCTTCTTCATGGTAAACAATGGCTTTGCGTAAATGTGCTTTCCCTGAAAAAAGTTAGAAACCGTTGGTTGTCCTCCACAGACAATAAATACAaggtaatttaaaaattgtatctaGTAGCTGTGTGAAAGTGGCAGTTACCTAATTGTCTTCTCTGAACTTTGTCCTTTAAAACGGTGAGAACTATCAGTCCTTCAGGCATGTAGTTATACAACTGGGACAAGGCTTTCTCCTGCTGATCTTCATCATCACTGGACTGCACTACAATAATTGATATAGAACATTAACCATCACACATCTCTTGGTGCCCTGTTCCTTTAGGTGCATTGCTGTGTAGTTATTACTACCTTCTCTCCAAATGCTGTCAAATATgttttacacatatatattgATGTGAATTTCAAGTTTTTAGGACTTTTATCAGTTTTATCATCTGTAGTATGCAAGTAATACTTATATGCCAGAACATATTGACAAGAATTGAACAATTTAGTAGCATATAACAGatataatatttcttttgtttctacagAAGTTAGTTTATTGAACTTTCACGTTCTTCtgtaaaggacaaaaaaagcacGGCCTTCATATCTGAATGGGAAAATGGCCACAGATTAACACATATTGAAGCCTCAAAGTTCCTGGCTCCTCCTCTTATTCACAGACCAAATTATAACTGTTTATGtgtttattattgttatttatatgaatatatcAAAAATGTACAATTCTTACATTCATGGTCACACAGAATGGTGGCAATGAAGTAATGCGCCAGAGCTTTGTAATGGTCTGACTTTATTTGTGCCAGTTTAGACCAGGAATAGGGGATATTCTCTTTCACTGGTTCCTGATTCATTGCAGTGTTAACCAGCATGTAAACCTCTCCCACCTAAAACAAAGCACATAAGTATGAGAATTTAGCATTAGTTATTAGGAGCTCAAGTAAGGGATACTATATTCAGCCTTAAGATAATTTAACATGCATCACATTGTGGGGGGGACAGACACGGACAGATGACGACACGTGGGATGGTTAGAAAG is drawn from Mycteria americana isolate JAX WOST 10 ecotype Jacksonville Zoo and Gardens chromosome 8, USCA_MyAme_1.0, whole genome shotgun sequence and contains these coding sequences:
- the RHPN2 gene encoding rhophilin-2; the encoded protein is MTDALPPRGCQAAEPATEGYFRKGCNPLAETGRSKLQNQRAVLNQQILRAVRMRTGAENLLRATTNNKVREQVLLELSFVNSDLQILKEELEGLNISVEVYQNTEETFSIPLVPLGLKETKEVDFTLPLKDFILEHYSEDSSEYEDEIADLMDLRQACRTPSRDEAGIEMLISYFLQLGYVENRFFPPTRHMGVLFTWYDSFTGVPVCQQNLLLEKASILFNIGALYTQIGTRCNRQTQAGLENAVDAFQRAAGVLSYLKETFTHTPSYDMSPAMLNVLVKMMLAQAQECVFEQIGLPGIRNEFFTLVKMTQEVAKVGEVYMLVNTAMNQEPVKENIPYSWSKLAQIKSDHYKALAHYFIATILCDHELQSSDDEDQQEKALSQLYNYMPEGLIVLTVLKDKVQRRQLGKAHLRKAIVYHEEALRVCGLCKKLRNIDVLQEVLTAAHKRSLLKYAQQETEDDFLSLIQAPDILPKTEHKIETIAPQFSKVKVKDFFHRLGPLTVFSAKQRWTAPRTIRIHYEAGDLGFSLKGGSPVQIYCLDPVCSAASMGLKEGDYIVSVGGMDCKWLGVNEVLEKFKSVGKQPIDIEVISCQDTAASMHSKSATYSVGMQKTYSLICLAMEEDKIDQTKKAPLKLPFLSWGTKNRQKAASTLCLPSAVAGSSQIKKKLSPFTLLNTESSLY